In the Candidatus Cloacimonas acidaminovorans str. Evry genome, one interval contains:
- a CDS encoding sensor domain-containing diguanylate cyclase — MKSLPQEDLYAKIFNSALVAIGTTDTKGNFSAVNPAWCKALGWTEEETNTLNIKDITLAEEQQTLNQELSKLAEGKVCSLRKTQRYKRKDGSIFWADLYRSALFNDKGKVMGILDIFVDIDVQVRSEKVQGELFQSLETLNKELSNANIGLKRQAKYDSLTGLYNRWVMLEMLNKEIISSLETNRGFAVGIADIDDFKKVNDTYGHDCGDLVLVKLTQSFLQKIRVTDSVCRWGGEEFLFLFSETTESGAMIVVERIRKAIEELIINYKGNQIKVTITIGVSFYNGQDHLDSKELVDRADKAMYEGKSSGKNKAVLYSNIP; from the coding sequence ATGAAATCTTTACCGCAAGAAGACCTGTATGCTAAAATTTTTAATAGCGCCTTAGTTGCTATCGGAACAACCGATACGAAAGGAAATTTTAGTGCCGTAAATCCTGCCTGGTGTAAAGCCCTGGGCTGGACGGAAGAAGAAACTAATACCCTGAATATTAAAGATATAACTCTTGCTGAAGAACAACAGACCCTAAATCAGGAACTGAGTAAATTAGCTGAGGGAAAAGTTTGCAGTTTGCGTAAAACACAACGCTATAAACGAAAGGATGGCAGTATTTTCTGGGCTGATCTTTATCGTTCCGCATTGTTTAATGATAAAGGCAAAGTTATGGGCATTCTGGATATTTTTGTGGATATTGATGTTCAGGTAAGGTCCGAAAAAGTTCAGGGAGAATTGTTTCAGAGTTTGGAAACTTTGAATAAGGAACTGAGCAACGCCAATATAGGCCTCAAACGACAGGCAAAATATGATTCTCTAACCGGACTTTATAACAGATGGGTAATGTTAGAAATGCTGAATAAAGAAATTATCAGCTCTCTGGAAACTAACCGCGGTTTTGCTGTTGGTATTGCTGATATTGATGATTTTAAAAAGGTAAATGATACTTATGGTCACGATTGCGGAGACCTTGTTCTGGTAAAGCTGACTCAATCCTTTTTGCAGAAAATCAGAGTAACAGATTCAGTTTGCCGTTGGGGTGGAGAAGAATTTTTGTTCCTTTTTTCCGAAACGACGGAATCAGGAGCAATGATAGTTGTAGAACGCATTCGGAAAGCTATTGAAGAACTTATTATTAACTATAAAGGCAATCAGATTAAGGTTACAATTACTATTGGGGTTAGTTTTTATAACGGACAAGACCATCTGGATAGCAAAGAACTTGTAGACAGAGCAGATAAAGCAATGTATGAAGGGAAAAGCAGCGGAAAAAATAAAGCAGTGTTATATTCCAATATTCCCTGA
- a CDS encoding FprA family A-type flavoprotein, translated as MKAIKLKEGVYWVGVIDWDLRNFHGYITQRGSTYNAYLIIDEKVTLIDNVKSFLFEEMLSRISDIIDPSKIDVLIQNHTEMDHSGGLPELIKYLPDTAIYTNANGIKALKRHFKQDWNFNEIKSGDSIKIGKRTLAFLTTPMVHWPDNQFTYCPEEKILFSNDGFGQHIASNERFAKELPAGIVMEEAKKYYANIVLPYSKQVKKVLEEAGKWDINMICPSHGVIWTAENIPEILSAYHNWAYNIADDYKALIIYDTMWKSTQKLAYTISAAFEAEGFRAQLVNLQTNHISDVMTAVMDAKFIAVGSPTLNSSILPTVAAFLYYLKGLSPRNKIGLAFGSYGWGGQSIPILHQLLGDPKECGFAMLEPVQVQYIPDEEELTRIKSNLQRQIREKLNAM; from the coding sequence ATGAAAGCAATTAAACTGAAAGAAGGCGTTTACTGGGTTGGAGTTATTGACTGGGATTTGCGTAATTTTCATGGTTATATAACTCAACGAGGTAGCACATATAATGCCTATCTGATTATAGATGAGAAGGTTACCCTTATAGATAATGTGAAGAGTTTTCTGTTTGAAGAAATGCTTTCCCGAATAAGCGATATAATTGACCCCTCCAAGATTGATGTTTTAATTCAAAATCATACGGAAATGGATCATAGCGGTGGCTTGCCGGAACTGATTAAATACCTTCCCGATACGGCTATCTACACTAATGCCAATGGTATAAAAGCTCTGAAAAGGCATTTTAAGCAGGACTGGAATTTTAACGAAATCAAAAGCGGAGACAGCATTAAAATTGGGAAAAGAACTTTAGCTTTTTTAACTACCCCGATGGTGCACTGGCCTGATAATCAATTTACTTATTGTCCCGAAGAGAAAATCCTGTTTTCCAACGATGGTTTCGGTCAGCATATTGCTTCTAATGAACGCTTTGCCAAAGAACTTCCAGCAGGCATAGTTATGGAAGAGGCAAAAAAGTATTATGCCAATATTGTTTTGCCCTATTCCAAACAGGTTAAGAAGGTTTTGGAAGAAGCGGGAAAATGGGATATAAATATGATATGTCCCAGTCATGGAGTTATCTGGACAGCAGAAAATATTCCTGAAATCCTTTCTGCTTACCACAATTGGGCTTATAATATTGCAGATGATTATAAAGCGTTAATTATTTACGATACGATGTGGAAATCCACTCAAAAACTTGCTTATACTATTTCTGCCGCATTTGAAGCAGAAGGTTTTAGAGCTCAATTAGTTAATTTGCAGACCAATCATATTTCAGATGTTATGACTGCTGTGATGGATGCCAAATTTATTGCTGTCGGCTCACCAACTTTAAACAGTTCCATTTTGCCTACGGTAGCTGCCTTTCTTTATTATTTAAAAGGACTTTCACCCCGGAATAAGATTGGTCTTGCTTTCGGAAGTTACGGTTGGGGTGGACAAAGTATACCAATTTTACATCAGCTTTTAGGAGACCCGAAAGAATGCGGTTTTGCAATGCTGGAACCGGTTCAAGTGCAATATATTCCTGATGAAGAAGAACTTACCCGGATAAAAAGCAATTTGCAACGGCAAATAAGGGAAAAACTCAATGCAATGTAA
- the mutM gene encoding bifunctional DNA-formamidopyrimidine glycosylase/DNA-(apurinic or apyrimidinic site) lyase — translation MPELPEVQSIINDLEKVLKGKTIKTIECYYSGTVITNCLPEDNPFPSRALAIKRRGKYIIIMLERDNALIIHLRMTGKLIYDTFCGEPLKYERARIILENNEVLHFIDIRTFGKIVICSQKNIEHCLPPLGLEPFSDDFTPKALKEKMHGKKAPIKIALMDQKIIAGLGNIYVCEILYRAGINPEKPANKITRKNIVKIIQQTKEVLTEAIDKGGTSISDYRRIDDKPGSFQNFLQVYQKQFCPLGHKVLRLKQGGRSTFYCPICQK, via the coding sequence ATGCCGGAATTGCCTGAAGTGCAAAGCATTATCAACGATTTGGAAAAAGTGCTGAAAGGTAAAACTATAAAAACAATTGAATGTTACTATTCCGGAACGGTAATTACGAATTGTTTACCGGAAGATAATCCCTTTCCAAGTAGGGCTTTGGCAATAAAACGCCGCGGGAAATATATTATTATAATGCTGGAAAGGGATAATGCCTTAATAATTCACTTGCGGATGACAGGTAAACTGATTTATGATACTTTTTGCGGTGAACCCTTAAAATACGAAAGAGCCAGAATAATCCTGGAAAATAATGAAGTTCTGCATTTTATAGATATTCGCACTTTCGGAAAAATAGTTATCTGCAGTCAAAAAAACATAGAGCATTGCCTTCCGCCTTTGGGACTGGAACCCTTTAGTGATGACTTTACCCCTAAAGCTTTAAAAGAAAAAATGCACGGCAAAAAAGCTCCCATAAAGATTGCTTTAATGGACCAGAAAATTATTGCCGGATTGGGAAATATCTATGTTTGTGAAATTCTCTATCGGGCTGGAATTAATCCTGAAAAACCGGCAAATAAAATTACTCGGAAGAATATTGTGAAAATTATTCAACAGACAAAGGAAGTCCTTACGGAAGCAATAGATAAAGGGGGAACAAGTATTTCGGATTACCGCAGAATTGATGATAAACCGGGCAGTTTTCAAAACTTCTTGCAGGTTTACCAAAAGCAGTTCTGTCCTTTGGGGCATAAGGTTTTACGGCTGAAACAAGGTGGACGTTCTACATTCTACTGCCCAATATGCCAAAAATAA
- a CDS encoding transglutaminase-like domain-containing protein, translated as MKKTLLVIVLLLTLSLLLALPAEFTRAGNPELYKELSAKAKNNLKHLTLEQKQQYKDLLKQYPDILMNYLLAYESDSNLAEAKPEDVKSNYEMICALLNEKGLKYPVDFFLSYIAKQTVSDEPLTAYRKILLQDGLQNIINTTNTDLEMFRAVTLWCVSRIQFQQTSGRDQSPLDIVQKSLIGRCEEMQILLVSACRTIGLPARPAYTPWWAHTDNNHAWTEIYLDGEWHYTGDMDMAWFPDNAWFSGLVDKTVLILADGTLTTWKDEVLIKGKYDAVINSTANYTKDRSRKVKIKVVDSNNKPIPNANVIPMVFNWGSLRSLINLTTDKNGYLEFTTGRGAFYLSVYSKEGKALVLIPSTAEKTIEKKITVTNTDFAGGWATLEYPENSVESKTHPEEYVIVVNLEKQRWQEKQKTLENEALKTKTTDDSLAIKVALACRGNYSAFWEFYKRNPNPDSNFLQFLLEGDPKLLWQANAELLEALYNNWLKLYKPEMDEEKVMSLFSPVVYYENLPQVVNYKKGKAQLYPESFHYNYPHNRDGVIKVLSRLQQKYKINSKKALSGLPPLHILVQHKNLTAVQYKIMAVCFLRANGYPSEYSRIPNLIAVFIDGDWQYVNVVKCAWEDLSQDNKTNTFQLILQIKDDKGNPIEAKEEQLTLCRYAEGAFYPLNDNFAYLGSGKYNGVFPVSDVWLQFGYRVSEKQTRVFLQPLKPKVDDTLSLEIIAEDYPFEKKEEN; from the coding sequence GTGAAAAAAACATTATTAGTCATTGTTCTACTCCTCACGCTTTCATTGTTATTAGCTCTTCCTGCAGAATTTACCCGTGCCGGAAATCCGGAACTTTACAAAGAACTTTCTGCAAAGGCAAAAAACAATTTGAAGCATTTAACTTTGGAGCAAAAACAGCAATACAAAGACCTGCTGAAACAATATCCCGATATTTTGATGAACTATCTGCTTGCTTATGAAAGTGACAGTAATTTGGCAGAAGCAAAACCGGAAGATGTAAAAAGCAATTATGAAATGATTTGTGCGCTGCTGAATGAAAAAGGACTGAAATATCCTGTGGACTTTTTCCTTTCCTATATAGCCAAACAAACCGTTTCTGATGAACCCCTTACGGCTTATCGGAAAATATTATTGCAAGACGGTTTGCAGAATATAATCAATACAACCAATACCGATCTGGAAATGTTTCGTGCCGTAACTCTCTGGTGTGTTTCCAGAATTCAGTTTCAACAGACCTCGGGAAGAGATCAAAGTCCTTTGGATATTGTGCAAAAGTCCTTAATCGGACGCTGTGAAGAAATGCAAATTTTACTTGTTTCCGCCTGCCGAACAATTGGACTTCCTGCCCGTCCTGCATATACACCTTGGTGGGCTCATACGGATAATAATCATGCCTGGACGGAAATTTATTTGGACGGAGAATGGCATTATACCGGAGATATGGATATGGCTTGGTTTCCTGATAATGCCTGGTTTAGCGGTCTGGTAGATAAAACGGTGCTGATTTTGGCTGACGGAACTTTAACTACCTGGAAAGATGAGGTTTTAATTAAAGGTAAATATGATGCGGTAATCAATTCTACAGCTAACTATACTAAAGACCGCAGCCGGAAAGTGAAAATCAAAGTTGTGGATAGTAATAATAAGCCAATACCCAATGCCAATGTTATTCCAATGGTATTCAACTGGGGTTCCTTAAGGTCTTTAATTAATTTAACTACCGATAAAAACGGCTACCTGGAATTTACTACAGGTAGAGGTGCTTTTTATCTTTCAGTTTACAGCAAAGAAGGTAAAGCTCTTGTTCTGATTCCTTCCACTGCGGAAAAAACTATAGAAAAGAAAATTACTGTTACGAACACTGATTTTGCAGGTGGCTGGGCAACTTTGGAATATCCGGAAAACAGCGTTGAAAGTAAAACTCATCCCGAGGAATATGTTATTGTGGTTAATCTGGAAAAACAACGCTGGCAGGAAAAACAAAAGACATTGGAAAATGAAGCGTTGAAAACAAAAACTACGGATGATTCCCTGGCAATAAAAGTTGCTCTTGCCTGTAGAGGTAACTATTCCGCTTTCTGGGAATTTTATAAGAGGAATCCCAATCCCGACAGCAATTTTTTGCAGTTTCTGCTGGAAGGTGATCCCAAACTTTTATGGCAGGCAAATGCGGAATTGCTGGAAGCCCTTTATAATAATTGGCTAAAACTATATAAACCGGAAATGGATGAAGAAAAGGTGATGAGTTTATTCTCTCCCGTTGTTTATTACGAAAACCTGCCACAGGTGGTAAACTATAAAAAAGGTAAAGCACAACTCTATCCGGAATCATTCCATTATAATTATCCCCATAATCGGGACGGAGTTATAAAAGTGCTTTCCCGCTTGCAACAAAAATATAAAATAAACTCCAAAAAGGCATTAAGCGGACTTCCCCCTTTGCATATTTTAGTTCAGCATAAGAACTTAACTGCAGTGCAGTATAAAATTATGGCAGTTTGTTTTTTGAGGGCTAATGGCTATCCTTCTGAATATTCGCGTATTCCAAATTTGATTGCAGTGTTTATTGATGGTGACTGGCAATATGTAAATGTGGTAAAATGCGCTTGGGAAGACCTTTCCCAAGATAATAAAACCAATACTTTTCAGCTTATCTTGCAAATTAAAGATGATAAGGGAAATCCTATTGAAGCTAAAGAAGAACAACTTACCCTTTGCCGCTATGCAGAGGGAGCGTTTTATCCCTTAAATGATAATTTTGCATATCTGGGCTCGGGAAAATATAATGGTGTTTTTCCTGTTTCGGATGTCTGGCTACAGTTTGGATATAGGGTTTCGGAAAAACAAACAAGGGTCTTCCTGCAACCCTTAAAACCAAAAGTGGATGATACACTATCCCTGGAAATTATTGCAGAGGACTATCCTTTTGAGAAAAAGGAAGAAAATTAG